In a genomic window of Sutcliffiella sp. FSL R7-0096:
- a CDS encoding VOC family protein — protein sequence MKISDLHHVSLAVNDVEEAKHFYGRLLGFTELKRPDFDFPGAWYQVGNSQLHLIQNKQAETLRHENNIDSRDGHFAIRVEDYYQTVEYLQSKDIEIVQKPHSNSGFAQIFCMDPSNNLIEFNVDQKDLNGKE from the coding sequence ATGAAAATATCGGACCTACATCATGTCAGCCTAGCAGTGAATGACGTTGAAGAAGCAAAACACTTTTATGGAAGACTTCTAGGCTTTACGGAGTTAAAAAGACCAGACTTTGATTTTCCTGGTGCATGGTATCAGGTGGGGAATTCGCAGCTTCATTTAATACAAAATAAACAGGCAGAAACCTTGAGACATGAAAACAATATCGATAGTAGAGATGGTCATTTTGCCATCAGAGTAGAGGATTATTATCAAACAGTGGAATATCTTCAAAGTAAAGACATTGAAATAGTACAAAAACCTCATAGTAATAGCGGTTTTGCACAAATCTTTTGTATGGATCCTTCCAATAATTTAATTGAATTTAATGTAGACCAGAAGGACCTTAATGGAAAGGAGTAG
- a CDS encoding histidine phosphatase family protein, whose amino-acid sequence MKVGLIRHFKVTRGYPNKIVSSLELLSWIKEYDVSEIEENEVDLGGIEWTKCYSSDLPRAQTTAKAIYSGEIHLLKELREIHLAPVLPSHARLPLHLHLLFIRAAWLLNHKSQPVSRKELKKSIGDTLDKILVSKENVLIVSHGGIMMLLRKELIRRGFRGPQFKIANNGELYVFEKECHGEKISRNGK is encoded by the coding sequence TTGAAAGTAGGCTTGATACGACACTTTAAGGTAACAAGAGGATATCCGAATAAAATAGTTTCTTCACTGGAACTCCTTAGCTGGATAAAAGAGTATGACGTTTCAGAGATAGAAGAAAATGAGGTCGATTTAGGAGGTATTGAATGGACGAAATGCTATTCAAGTGATCTTCCTCGCGCACAAACTACTGCGAAAGCAATTTATAGCGGTGAAATTCATCTACTCAAGGAATTAAGGGAAATCCATTTGGCTCCTGTTCTTCCTTCCCATGCACGTCTACCACTACACCTGCACTTACTGTTCATTCGAGCGGCATGGCTGCTGAACCATAAATCACAGCCTGTAAGCAGAAAGGAGTTAAAAAAAAGTATAGGTGATACGCTAGATAAGATATTGGTATCAAAAGAAAATGTGTTAATTGTCAGCCATGGCGGTATTATGATGCTTTTAAGAAAAGAACTGATTCGACGTGGATTTCGAGGCCCGCAATTTAAAATCGCGAATAATGGAGAACTTTACGTGTTTGAAAAAGAGTGTCATGGGGAGAAAATATCTAGGAACGGGAAGTGA
- a CDS encoding alpha/beta hydrolase, with protein sequence MGILLSYILFVGIFFTNKVMYIRKKTNEEILQREKLLGHFKEDVYLKLPKRELTIPSPLGYNIYGEMYDVAGSTRYMIFSHGVTQNTLNSIKYMNIFLDRGWNVILYDHRRHGKSGGKTTSYGFYEKHDLKAVVDWVREHGGSDATIGIHGESMGAATLLMYAGGIEDGANFYIADCPFSDLEEQLTYRLKADFKIPKQLVMPIANTFLRIRDKYSIRDVSPINVIENIENPVLFIHSEPDDFIPIMMTQQLFEKKKGKKQLYVARNGMHAMSYSENREEYEKAIDEFLEQIGYGRDK encoded by the coding sequence ATGGGCATTTTGCTATCCTATATTTTATTTGTCGGAATTTTTTTCACCAATAAAGTAATGTACATTCGTAAAAAAACTAATGAGGAAATTTTACAACGTGAGAAATTACTTGGACATTTTAAAGAAGATGTTTATTTAAAGCTACCTAAACGAGAATTGACCATCCCCTCTCCACTTGGATACAATATTTACGGGGAAATGTATGACGTAGCTGGGTCAACACGATATATGATTTTCAGCCATGGTGTAACACAAAACACCCTAAATTCTATTAAGTACATGAATATTTTCCTTGATAGAGGATGGAATGTCATTTTATATGATCACCGTCGCCACGGAAAGTCCGGTGGAAAGACTACAAGTTACGGATTTTATGAAAAACATGATTTAAAAGCGGTCGTAGATTGGGTTCGTGAACATGGAGGAAGTGACGCAACCATTGGGATCCATGGTGAATCGATGGGTGCAGCGACATTATTGATGTATGCAGGAGGCATTGAGGATGGTGCGAATTTCTATATCGCAGATTGTCCGTTTTCGGATCTTGAGGAACAATTGACCTATCGTTTAAAAGCGGATTTCAAAATTCCCAAGCAGCTTGTGATGCCAATTGCCAATACTTTTTTACGAATAAGAGATAAATACTCCATCCGGGATGTCTCACCTATCAATGTCATTGAAAATATTGAGAATCCTGTGTTATTTATACACAGTGAACCGGATGACTTCATTCCCATTATGATGACCCAGCAACTTTTTGAAAAGAAAAAAGGAAAAAAGCAGCTGTATGTTGCTAGAAACGGGATGCATGCCATGAGTTATTCCGAAAACCGGGAAGAATATGAGAAAGCGATTGATGAGTTTTTAGAACAAATCGGGTACGGCCGAGATAAATAG
- a CDS encoding class I SAM-dependent methyltransferase — MMMNSIFNENLEKYADANEYDRIHENFLVDLPLILEWAPEKGPIIELACGTGRLTIPLAEQGHEMIGVDIHGGMLERAKAKANDKNLTVQWLLQDCTQLSLKPSSKFMFMSGNSFQHFLTNEVQDALFQSVHRQLEDEGIFIFDTRNPIMDELSKMDDYEEHFKHSNGMQVSEYHKETYYPMTQILQCETERRFFKGTNLESIEKDKISLRYVFPLEMRRLINVHGFRILHEYGDWNKSPLTPKSPQMVYVCQKK, encoded by the coding sequence ATGATGATGAATAGTATTTTCAATGAAAATCTCGAAAAATATGCAGACGCTAATGAGTATGATCGTATTCATGAAAACTTTTTAGTAGATTTGCCACTAATTCTCGAATGGGCACCGGAGAAAGGTCCTATTATTGAATTGGCGTGTGGAACGGGAAGATTGACAATTCCATTGGCTGAACAAGGGCATGAAATGATTGGTGTGGATATTCATGGAGGGATGCTCGAACGGGCAAAAGCCAAGGCTAATGATAAGAATTTAACCGTTCAATGGCTCTTACAGGATTGCACTCAGTTATCTCTTAAACCATCCTCTAAGTTCATGTTCATGAGTGGCAACTCATTTCAACATTTCTTGACCAATGAGGTACAAGATGCACTTTTTCAATCCGTTCACCGACAACTAGAAGATGAAGGGATATTCATTTTTGATACAAGAAATCCGATTATGGATGAGTTATCAAAGATGGATGATTATGAAGAGCATTTTAAGCATTCAAATGGTATGCAGGTGAGCGAATATCATAAAGAAACTTATTATCCCATGACACAGATACTTCAATGTGAGACTGAAAGAAGATTTTTTAAGGGCACAAATTTAGAATCAATAGAGAAAGATAAAATTTCTTTACGTTATGTTTTCCCATTGGAAATGCGCCGTCTTATTAATGTACATGGATTTAGGATATTACATGAATATGGGGACTGGAATAAGAGTCCATTAACTCCTAAAAGTCCCCAAATGGTCTATGTTTGCCAAAAGAAATAA
- a CDS encoding VOC family protein — protein sequence MKLGAFSVSLTVKDIHKSKEFYECLGFEVLGGEISHNWLIMKNESCVIGIFQGMFEKNILTFNPGWNQNAENLDEFTEVRVLQKKLKEKGIKILTEADESTKGPASLTIEDPDGNPILIDQHR from the coding sequence ATGAAACTAGGCGCATTTTCAGTCAGTTTAACGGTTAAAGACATCCATAAATCAAAGGAATTTTATGAGTGTCTCGGTTTTGAAGTATTGGGAGGGGAAATCAGCCATAATTGGTTGATTATGAAGAATGAAAGTTGTGTTATCGGGATTTTCCAAGGGATGTTTGAGAAAAATATTTTGACATTTAATCCGGGATGGAATCAAAATGCAGAGAATTTAGATGAATTTACAGAGGTCAGAGTCCTTCAAAAGAAACTTAAAGAAAAAGGAATCAAAATCCTGACAGAAGCTGATGAATCAACTAAGGGACCGGCCAGCCTTACAATAGAAGATCCAGATGGCAATCCTATCTTAATTGATCAACATAGATAA
- a CDS encoding GNAT family N-acetyltransferase, with product MNFTYEVIPIDRLDICKECCNELMVYQKSLAYITPGRFDDMIYETRLIPTVEKAQHNYVVVVKDEDDVIGYVYANISSKEVYSSEFATFFDMNSVEKTHVGCLSQFYIKDKYRQYGIGSKLFSMSMNWLQSFDQVEDYFIFVSNGNEEALKFYKRKGFFVSHDILEGFISVLRNKKGA from the coding sequence TTGAATTTTACATATGAAGTAATACCAATTGATAGGTTAGATATTTGCAAAGAATGTTGTAATGAATTAATGGTATACCAGAAATCACTGGCGTATATTACACCTGGACGCTTCGATGACATGATATATGAAACCAGATTGATTCCCACTGTAGAAAAAGCTCAACACAATTATGTGGTGGTAGTTAAAGATGAGGATGACGTCATTGGCTATGTTTATGCAAACATCTCTTCAAAAGAGGTATATTCTTCTGAATTTGCCACTTTTTTTGACATGAATTCCGTTGAGAAAACGCATGTTGGATGTTTATCTCAATTTTACATTAAGGACAAATATCGCCAATACGGAATTGGTTCAAAGCTGTTTTCAATGTCAATGAATTGGCTACAGAGCTTTGATCAAGTGGAAGATTACTTCATTTTTGTTTCAAATGGGAATGAAGAGGCACTTAAGTTTTATAAACGAAAAGGCTTTTTTGTAAGTCACGATATCTTGGAAGGATTTATATCGGTTTTAAGAAACAAAAAGGGGGCATGA